GTTCGCGCCCACGGACGATCTGTCCTTCACCTTCCTCTACGAGAACGACTGGCTTCATACCGATGCGAACAACCTGGCAGACCTGGCGACGCGCGGCGTCTCGACGCTCGGTCAGTTCTCGCCCTATACGGACGGCTCGCAGCTCTACAGCCTGACAGCGAACTACGATCTGCACTGGGCCGCGTTGACCGCCGTCGCCGCCTATTCCAACCGCGACTTCACCACGTTCCAACCGTTCTCCAACGGAACGATCGCCGCCTATACATTCGCTTTCGGATTGCCGACGGGCACAATAACCGGCGGCGGAGCGGACCTCGGCGAGACGACGCGCGATTACAATGGCGAAGTGCGCCTGGTGTCGGAGGGCGATGGCCCGTTTCGATGGACGGTCGGCGCCTACTACCTCAACAGTTCGGTCGCAGGCACGACGAATGTGTTTATTCTTCCGTCGAACGCCGTTCCGTTCATTCCCGGCGGCATTTTCTTGAATTCGCTCGCGACGCAGAAAGTGGAGCATTACGCCGTCTATGGCGAAGGCACGTACGACGTCACCGACCATCTCGCGCTGACGGTCGGGCTCCGCTGGTTCGACGAGACGGTCGATGTCGGCGGCGTGTCGAACGGCAACGGCCTGACGGGCACGGTCAAGAGCGACAAGCTGATCAAGAAAGGTACGGTGACCTACAAGTTCGACGACACCGCGATGGTGTATTTCACCTATGCGGACGGCTTCCGCTCGGGAGGAGCCAACCTCGGTGTCGATCCTGGCGCGCCGCTGACCTATCAGCCCGACACGACCGAGAATTTCGAGCTGGGCGCCAAGACGAGTTGGCTCGACGGCAGGGTCGATCTGATCGGCGCTCTGTATCATATCGACTGGCATGACATGCAGGTCTACAACGACCCGAGCCCGCCGCAGACCATCGGGTACATCGACAATGGCGGCCACGCGAAGAGCGAAGGCGCCGAGCTCGAGATCGATCTGCGACCGATCGAACGCCTCAGCATCTCGATCAACGGCAGCTATACCGACGCCGTGCTGACCAAGCTCTACAACGACGATGGCCTCATCGCGCCGGCGGGCAATTGGTTGCCCTATGTTCCGCGGTGGAAGGGCTATGCTTCCGCGGAATACACGTTCCCGCTTTGGAACGACCTGACGGGCCGGGTGCGCGGCGATGTGCAGGTGGTCGGCAAGAGCTGGGCCTCCATCCTCAACGCGAACTTCCCGGGTGACGTCAACCAGCCGTCCTACACGCTGGCGGATTTCAGCGCCGGCCTGTTCGAAGGCAGATGGAGCGCCGATATCTTCGTCCACAACGCCTTCGATGCACGCGCGATCCTGCGGAACGACACGTTCGGAAACTTTTATGAGAACCGGCCGCGCACGATCGGGATCACGTTACGGTACAATCACTGACGCGGTTCGCCGGAAAGGCGGCTGACGACGCTCGGCAAGGATACTATAAGAGACGGAACCGGTGTCTTTGACCTTGGCGAATGTAGAACAGCCTGCCGTTCCTTCGAAGACGTCCGCTGCCTCCGAAAAGAGGAACAGCGGGCGGCTTTCGCTGCTCTCTCTGATCGTGTTCGCCCTTCCCACAATCCCGACCGTTTTGCTCTCCGGTCCGCTGAACGGCATCCTGCCGACCTACTATTCGTCGCACACCGCGATCACCGTGACGGCGATGGCGTCGGTCCTTCTCTTCGCACGCGTGTTCGATGCGGTGACCGACCCGCTGATCGGCTATCTCTCCGATCGCACCCGTTCGCGCCTCGGCCGGCGCAAGCCATGGATGATCGGAGGCGCGTTGATCGCCATGGCTTGCGCGCACAACCTTTTCGTGCCGCCGGCATCGGCGGGGACGGGCTATTTCCTGGTCTGGTCGCTGATCGGCTATCTCGCGTGGTCGATGATCTTCATCCCCTACAACGCCTGGACAAGCGAGCTGAGCGGCGCTTACCACGAGCGATCGCGGATCTTCGCCATACGGAATCTCATCGGCGGCGTGGGCGCCATCGGCTTCGCACTGGGACCGTTTCTGCTATCGCCTCTCACCGGCACCACGGCGATCAACGGAAAGACTCTCGATCTTTTCGCCTGGGCGATCGTGATCTCGATGCCCGTGGCCATGGCCTTCGCCATCTGGATGGCGCCCGCCGGCAAGCCCGTGGAGACGCAGGAAGGTTCGCTGAAAGGGCTCGTCCATGCCCTTCGCACCAACGGCCCGCTCTGGAACGTCATCGTCACGATGACGCTGAACGGGCTCGCGAACGGTGCGACCGGCGCGCTGTCGCTGATGGTGGTCGACAACTATCTGCATCTGGGCGCCAGCATCTCGATCTTCCTCGCGGCCGGCGTGCTCGCCCAGATCGCTTCGGTGCCGGTCTGGCTGAAGCTGACCTATCGGTTCGGCAAGCACCGGCCGTGGGCGGTCTCGATGGCGATCACGGCGGTCGCGCTGTTCCTTATCTTCGCGATCAGGCCCGGCGCGGCGGCTTTCGTGCCGTTCATGGTCCTGACGGTGGTGAACGGCTTCATGTCCGGTTCGGCGCTGGTCGTGCCGGCTGCGATGCTGTCCGACGTCATCGACTACGATCTCCTGAAATCGGGCGTGAACCGGGCCGGCAATTATTTCTCGTTCCTCATCCTGCTGTCGAAGATCGAGTCCGCGATCGGCGCCAGCCTCGCCTTTTTCGTGCTGGGGCTCTTTCACTACGATCCCAAGGGCGCCAACGGGCATTGGGAGGCCATGGGCTTGATGCTCGCCTTCGGCGGCGTGCCCGGCGTTCTGTCGGCGATCGCGGCTGCCTTTGCGTGGGTTTATCCGCTCGACGCGCGCCGCCAGGCGAGCATCAGACGGCGGATCGAGCAACGCGCCGCGCGCGAGGGCAGGGCCTGGCCGGCCGCGGACTAAGCGGCGGATACGACGCCGCGCTCGATCTGGTCGCGCTCGATGGCTTCGAACAGCGCACGCGCATTGCCTTCGCCGAAGCCCCGATTGCCCTTGCGCTGGATGAACTCGAGGAAGATGGGCCCGATCAGGTTCTTGGAGAATATCTGGAGCAGAAGGTCCCAGTCGCCCGTCTTCGCATTGCGTTCGCCGTCGATCAGGATGCTGTTGCGCTTCAGGCGTTCCAGATCCTCGCCATGCGACGGCAACCGGTCCTCCACGGCGTCGTAATAGCTCTTCGGTACGCCCATGAAGGAGATGCCGCTGTTCGCGACGCGTTCCACGCTGGCGCAAATGTCCGTGGCGGCCAGCGCGATGTGCTGCACGCCTTCGCCCTTGTAGAGGTCGATGAATTCCTGAATCTGCGATTTCGGGTCGGAGGGTTCGTTGATCGGAATGCAGATCTTGTCGCAGGGGCTCATTAGCGCATAGGTGCGGAAGCCCGTACTCGCGCCGCGCGCGTCGAGATAGAAGATCTCGCGGAAGCCGAACAGGCGCTTGTAGAAGCTCATCCACGTCTCGAGGCCGCCAGCGCGCACATTGTGCGTCAGGTGATCCACGGCGGAGAACAGCGCCCCCGGACGCGGAGCAGCGATGCCGGTGCTGCGGAACGCGTGCGCCTGCAGCGTTTCTTCGATCTTCGGATCGATCAGGTACAGAAGACTTCCGCCGATCCCCTCCAGTGCCGGCGCGTCGACCGTCTTCGGCGCGTCGCCGGCATAGGCGGATGCATCCATAGCGAGTGCTCGCGCGAGTGCGCTTCCGGCATCGCTCACCTTGAACGCGATGGCCGATACGCACGGGCCGTGCACCGCGGCAAAGCGACCGCCATGAGTCTGGGGATCGCCGTTCAAGATGAACGAGATGTCACGTTGCCTCCACAGCGAGACCGGGCGCGACACATGATCGGCGATCTTGACGAAGCCGAGTTCGGCAAACAACACCGCGAGCGCGGTGGGATCGGTGGCGCTGAACTCCATGAAAGCGAGGCCGTCCGTGCCCATCGGGTTCTCCCGCACCGGGAAGATGCCGTCTTCCGATTCACGATCTACGGGCGCACCCATCGAGTTCTCCAGATCAAAACGCAACCCACGCCGAAGAAATTACTATCCGAATGAAAATATATCAACGAGAAACGAAAAATCCGTGAAAACATGGGTGCCGGTAATACCGCGTGGTAACACCGAACGCTCCGCCGGTCGCGGACTGCGACCGCGCGTCGAAGGAGATGGCTATGCTGTTCGCGATCATCTGCACCTACAAGCCGGACGGCGATCTCCTGCGCTTTCCCTTCCGGCCGAAGCATCTGCAATACATGATCGATGCGCTGCCGTTCACGTTTTTCGGCGGGCCGTTGCTGCTCGAAGACGACAGGCGCTCCACGGGACTTGTCGTGATCGTCGATCTTCCCGACCGGGACGCGGCGGTGAAATTCATCACCGAGGAACCTTACGCGCAAGCCGGCTTGTTCGAGACCATCGCGGTCCGCCGTTGGCGCCATATGACGGAGGACGTTCTTCATGGCGAGCTGCGGGGCACGCAGATCGCCAAGAGCCTCTAGCAGCATAGCGGAGAACGGCGCCGCGTTCGTCTTCCATGATGTCGGCGACGGGCCTGCCGCAATGAGGATACGCGTTCATGGATCTCGGATTGGCAGGCAAGAGCGCTCTGGTCCTGGGCGGTAGCCGCGGTCTGGGCCGTGCGATCGCGCAAGCGCTCGCCGAAGAAGGCGCGCGCTTGCGCATTGTCGGGCGCGATCGCGCCGCGCTGGCGCAGGCGGCCAATGACATAGGCCGCTGCGGTGTGACTGTGGATCACCAGGTCGTCGACCTGTCGCGCGGCGAAGACGTCGATGCCCTGAGCGCGTCGGTGAACGAGGTGGACGTACTCGTGCTGAACGGCGGCGGCCCGGCGCCTGGCACCGCGGCGGCTGTCGAAAACGCTGCCTGGCGCTCGGCTTTCGAGAGCATGGTTCTGGCTCCGATGCGGCTCGCCAGAGCCGCTCTTCCTGGTATGCGGCGGCGCAAGTTCGGACGGATATTGATCGTCCTTTCCTCCGGCGTGGTGCAGCCCATTCCCAATCTTGCGGTGTCGAACGCGTTGCGGTTGTCGCTTGTGGGATGGGCAAAAACGCTTGCCGCGGAGGTCGCGCTGGACGGCGTGACGATCAACGGCCTGGCGCCGGGCCGTATCCATACAAGCCGGGTGGACGCTTTGGACAACGCCGAAGCGGCGCGCTCGGGCAGGGCCGTCGAGGATGTCCGTGCGCAGTCGCGCGCGAATATTCCGGTTGGCCGCTACGGCACACCTGAAGAATTTGCAGCCGTCGGGGCATTCCTCGCCAGCGAGAAGGCGTCCTATGTCACCGGAGCGGTCTTACGTATCGACGGCGGCATGATCCGCTCGATCTGAGACCGCAGGTCGGAGAGCGATGCCTTGCAGTTGACCGTTCAAAAGCAATCCTTCCCGCTGATGCGACCGTTCGTGATTTCACGCGGCGCGATCGATATCCAGGACGTAGTGGTCGTTGAATTGCGGCAGGGCGCGATTTGCGGCCGCGGCGAAGCGTCGCCCTCAGCACGGTTCGGCGAGACGGCGGATGGGGTGCTCGCGTCGATCCATGCCGCGCGTCGCCCTATCGAAGCGGCGGTCAGCCGGGACGAGATTGCCACGATCCTGCCAAAGGGTGCCGCGCGCAGCGTGGTCGACAGCGCGTTCTGGGATCTCGAGGCCAAGCGTTCGGGCCGCACGGTATGGGAGACGATCGGTATCGCGGAGCCGCGGCCGCGCGAAAGTGCTTTCACCCTCAGTCTCGGCGATCCGGCGGCGATGGCCGATGCGGCGCATGCGGCCGCCGGATTTCATGTCCTCAAGCTCAAGCTCGGCGCGCCGGGCGATCTGGAGCGTGTCCGCGCCGTTCGCGCCGCGGCGCCCGGCAAGCGTCTGATCGTCGATGCCAACGAAGCCTGGTCGTTCGATGTCCTAAAGGCGATAGTGGCGCCGTTTGCCGCGCTGGGCGTGGAGCTGATCGAGCAGCCCTTGCCTGTCGGCGCCGACGATGCCCTGCTTGATTTTCGTTCGCCCGTCCCGCTCTGCGCCGACGAGAGCTGCACCGATCGCGCGTCGCTTGCCCGGATCGCCGGCCGCTACGCGTTCATCAATGTGAAGCTCGAGAAATGCGGCGGCCTGAGCGAAGCCCTCGCACTGATCAGTGATGCCAAGCAGCGCGGCTTTCGGATCATGGTCGGTTGCCGGGTTGGTTCGTCGCTGGGCCTGGCGCCCGTGGTCGTCGCGGCCCAGCTCGCCGAGTTCGCGGATCTGGACGGCCCGTTCCTGCTCAAGAGCGACCGTCCCAACGGTCTGTCGCTGCAAGATGGCTGCGTCTCGCTTCCGCAATCTTCGCTGTGGGGCTAAGCGCAGCTATCGGTGTCCCGATACGAAGGCTGCGAAGTTTGCGAACATCTTCATCGCATCGGCGGTTTGCGGAAAGCCGGCTGCATGCATTCGCGATAGCGGCGCGCCGCTGCGCACGAGATCCGCATTGTTCGCGGCGAACCATTCGCGCGCATGCGGCCCGCCCGCTTCCGGATGACCCTGAACGCCCCAAGCGGAATGTCCGACATGTTTCCAGATATGGTTCGCACAAGATGGACTGGCGCCGAGAATGCGCATGTCCGGATGAGAGGCGCGCACCTCGTCGTGGTGCCACGAGAACAACGGAAATTCCGCCGGCATGCCGCGTGCCAGGGGATCGTTCGCCCATGCCGGCGTGGTCCGGATCGGAACATAGCCGGTCTCGAAGTCTGCGCGCCGGAACACGGCATCCGGTCCGCAAAGCGCAAAGGCCAATATCTGGCTGCCGAAGCAAATGCCCAGCATCGGAATGTCGCGCGCGGCGGCATTCCGGATGAGCGCGATCTCGCGGCCGACCCAGTCGAGCCTTTCCCAAGGCGCGGTGGGGCTGGGCGACAGGAACAGCGCGTCGTAGCCGTCGATCGCGTCCGGAAAGCGATCTCCGGCCGCCCAGAACACATCGGTCTGCAGGCCCAGCGACCGGAAATGCTCGTCGAGCTTTTCGGGAACCCCGTCCGTCAGGGCATTGTTTAGGTACAGAAGCCTTGGCGACATTGCGTAAGGTCTTTCGTGAAGTCAGCGGGTGACGCGTTCGATGAGCCGCTCGATCTCCGCGATGTCGGTCGCGTCAAGGCGATAGCCCGGCACCCGGACATGCGCACCCGCAATCGCGCCGCGCCGCTGGAGAATGTATTTTCGCACGGCGAGACCGAAGCGCGGCTGATGCTCGTAGCGAATGAGCGGAAGATGGCGGTCGAAGCGATCTTCGGCGGCATCGATCCGGCCTTCGGCGGCGAGCGCGCAGGTTTGTGCGATCACTTCCGGGAAGGAATATCCGGTCATCGCGCCGTCGGCGCCGCGTGCCAACTCCTGCGGCAGGAGGATAGCGCCGTTCCCAGCGAATATCGGAAATTCCCGGACGCGCCGCGAATGCTCGTCGCCGCGCAGAGACGACAGTTTCGCGAGGCCCGGGCATTCCTCATGCTTGAGAGCGCATAGGGAGGGAAATGTATCGATCAGCCCGGCGATGTCCGTGGCCGACAGCCATGTGTCCGTTTCCTGCGGATAGTCCTGCAGGACGACCGGCACGTCGTCGCCCATCATCCCGATGACCGTTTCAAGATAGTTGCGGACTTGGGCTGCGCTTCTTTGTCCGACCAGCGGCGCAAGCATGACACCGGCCGCGCCGTCGGCCATAAGCGATTTTGCAAGCAGGGCGCTGGCGTGCGGCGCGGGGTTCGACACGCCGAAATACGTCGGCACGCCTCTCGCGGCCTTGAGAAACGCCCGTCCGACCCGCAGCGCTTCGTCGGTGGTCAGGCGATGCGCCTCGCCCATGATGCCGAGGCCGATGATCGCTGTCGCGCCATGGCCGACGTAGAAATCGTAAAGCCTTGGAATGCTTTCGCAGTCGATCGCGCCGCCCGCATCGAATGGCGTGACCGCGATGGCGAAGAGACCTCTCTTGATTCCGTCAGTCATCGAGGAGCGCGTCGACCAGACGGGCGACGCCCGTGCGCATCGGATCGGCTGCCGGCAAGCCGTATTGGTGTTCCAGCGCCGCGAGCAGCGCATGCATGTCGCGCTCCGGCAGATCCTGCGTGTTCAACGACAGCCCCACGACCTTAGCCCCTGGATTTGTCAGCCGCGCCGCCGCTTCATGCGCGGCCATGCAATCGCCCAGGTCCGGCAGCGGCCTCTGCCCCAGGCCGCGCATGTGTTGCCGCGTCGCCGGATGGCACAGGACCATCTTGTCCGGCTGGCTGCCGTGGACGAGGCCCAGCGTCACGCCGCCATAGCTCGGATGCAGCACCGATGCCTGGCCCTCGATGACGTCCCAATGATCGGGGTTGTTCGCCGGCGACAGCGCCTCCGCCGCGCCGGCGACGAAATCGCTGATCACGCCATCGAGACAGATGCCGCTTCCCGCGATGAGGATTCCGGTTTGACCGGTGGCGCGGAAATCCACGTCGAGCCCGCGCTTGCGCATCTCCCGTTCCACCGCCAGCGCCGTGAACATCTTTCCGGCCGAACAATCGGTCCCGACCGTGAGCATGCGTTTGCCGCTGCGGGGTTTGCCGCTGGCGATCTCGAACGGGCCTTCGGGATGGCGCACATCGGTCAGGCGCAGGCCTGCCGCGTGCGCGGCTCGTTCCAAGCCGTCGACGTCCACAAGCCGCTCGTGCAGACCCGACGCGATATCGAACTTCAACTCCAGCGCGCGCAATAGGGTCGGCGCCCATGACGGCGGGATACGGCCGCCCCTTGCCGCCACGCCGATGACGAGTGTTTTCGCGCCTTGCTCGGCTGCTTGTTCGAGGCCGACATCTGCAAGGCCGACATCTGCCGCGCAGCCGGCGAGTCGCAATTGTCCCAGGCAGTCGTCCGGCCGCCATACCGCAATGCCCCTTGCCGTCTTCACCGACAGGGCGTCGGGCGCATCACCCAGAAACAACAGATAGGGCCGCCGCAGCTGCACGAGTTCTACTTTGCGTTCGATTGCCGCATTCATCCCGCTGCCCGATAGTTTCTACAACTTACAAAATGAAAATATTTCATATTGCAAACATGCTGTCCAGCGCTATAGTTTTGTGATGGGCATCGAAGTGGGGATTGCAAATACGGCGTCGAGCACCTGCGCAAGCGGTGCGGCGACGGTATCGCACGCACCCGGCCGCAACCGGCTGATCGAAGTCGTCTATCGCCAAACGGCGCCCAGGCTGCTCCGATTTCTCAAGTCCCTGGTGCGGTCGCAAAGCGATGCGGAAGACCTGCTTCACGAAACCTATGCGCGGTTTTGCGCGGTCGAGGACGTGACGGGTATCGAGCGTCCGGACTCTTTCCTCATGTCGGTCGCGCGCAATCTTGCGATCGATCATCTCCGCCGCTCCAAGAAATCGCCGATCGACGGGCGCTACGATCTGGTGGACGTCAATGCGTGCGATGAGATGTCTTCGGCGGAGCAGGCGATGATCGCCAAGCAAGAGCTTGTCTGTGTGGCTGCCGCGATCGAGGGATTGTCGCGCCGGCGGCGCCAAGTCTTTACGCTCCGCCGGTTGGAGCATCTCTCCTTCAAGGAAATTGCGTCGGAGTTGGATATCTCCGTCAGCACCGCCGAGAAGCACATGGCTTGCGCCGTGTCGGTATGCACGGCGCACATGGCCATGGCGGATGCGAGCGCGCGAGACGGCGGGGACGTGCCGGTCGCGCGGCGTGTGCGCCGCACCGCCGGGGCGCGGCCCGACGGGGACCGGTTCGGTCCGGCGCGCCGAAGATCGCCGTTGCCGGTCGCCACCGCGCTGTAGGATCCATGAAGCTCGGAACGCTGAAAAGGGGCGGGCGCGACGGTACGCTGGTGGTC
The nucleotide sequence above comes from Rhizomicrobium sp.. Encoded proteins:
- a CDS encoding YciI family protein gives rise to the protein MLFAIICTYKPDGDLLRFPFRPKHLQYMIDALPFTFFGGPLLLEDDRRSTGLVVIVDLPDRDAAVKFITEEPYAQAGLFETIAVRRWRHMTEDVLHGELRGTQIAKSL
- the hppD gene encoding 4-hydroxyphenylpyruvate dioxygenase, producing MGAPVDRESEDGIFPVRENPMGTDGLAFMEFSATDPTALAVLFAELGFVKIADHVSRPVSLWRQRDISFILNGDPQTHGGRFAAVHGPCVSAIAFKVSDAGSALARALAMDASAYAGDAPKTVDAPALEGIGGSLLYLIDPKIEETLQAHAFRSTGIAAPRPGALFSAVDHLTHNVRAGGLETWMSFYKRLFGFREIFYLDARGASTGFRTYALMSPCDKICIPINEPSDPKSQIQEFIDLYKGEGVQHIALAATDICASVERVANSGISFMGVPKSYYDAVEDRLPSHGEDLERLKRNSILIDGERNAKTGDWDLLLQIFSKNLIGPIFLEFIQRKGNRGFGEGNARALFEAIERDQIERGVVSAA
- a CDS encoding type 1 glutamine amidotransferase gives rise to the protein MSPRLLYLNNALTDGVPEKLDEHFRSLGLQTDVFWAAGDRFPDAIDGYDALFLSPSPTAPWERLDWVGREIALIRNAAARDIPMLGICFGSQILAFALCGPDAVFRRADFETGYVPIRTTPAWANDPLARGMPAEFPLFSWHHDEVRASHPDMRILGASPSCANHIWKHVGHSAWGVQGHPEAGGPHAREWFAANNADLVRSGAPLSRMHAAGFPQTADAMKMFANFAAFVSGHR
- a CDS encoding sigma-70 family RNA polymerase sigma factor, whose protein sequence is MRSIAAFIPLPDSFYNLQNENISYCKHAVQRYSFVMGIEVGIANTASSTCASGAATVSHAPGRNRLIEVVYRQTAPRLLRFLKSLVRSQSDAEDLLHETYARFCAVEDVTGIERPDSFLMSVARNLAIDHLRRSKKSPIDGRYDLVDVNACDEMSSAEQAMIAKQELVCVAAAIEGLSRRRRQVFTLRRLEHLSFKEIASELDISVSTAEKHMACAVSVCTAHMAMADASARDGGDVPVARRVRRTAGARPDGDRFGPARRRSPLPVATAL
- a CDS encoding SDR family oxidoreductase; the encoded protein is MDLGLAGKSALVLGGSRGLGRAIAQALAEEGARLRIVGRDRAALAQAANDIGRCGVTVDHQVVDLSRGEDVDALSASVNEVDVLVLNGGGPAPGTAAAVENAAWRSAFESMVLAPMRLARAALPGMRRRKFGRILIVLSSGVVQPIPNLAVSNALRLSLVGWAKTLAAEVALDGVTINGLAPGRIHTSRVDALDNAEAARSGRAVEDVRAQSRANIPVGRYGTPEEFAAVGAFLASEKASYVTGAVLRIDGGMIRSI
- a CDS encoding MFS transporter, with protein sequence MSLTLANVEQPAVPSKTSAASEKRNSGRLSLLSLIVFALPTIPTVLLSGPLNGILPTYYSSHTAITVTAMASVLLFARVFDAVTDPLIGYLSDRTRSRLGRRKPWMIGGALIAMACAHNLFVPPASAGTGYFLVWSLIGYLAWSMIFIPYNAWTSELSGAYHERSRIFAIRNLIGGVGAIGFALGPFLLSPLTGTTAINGKTLDLFAWAIVISMPVAMAFAIWMAPAGKPVETQEGSLKGLVHALRTNGPLWNVIVTMTLNGLANGATGALSLMVVDNYLHLGASISIFLAAGVLAQIASVPVWLKLTYRFGKHRPWAVSMAITAVALFLIFAIRPGAAAFVPFMVLTVVNGFMSGSALVVPAAMLSDVIDYDLLKSGVNRAGNYFSFLILLSKIESAIGASLAFFVLGLFHYDPKGANGHWEAMGLMLAFGGVPGVLSAIAAAFAWVYPLDARRQASIRRRIEQRAAREGRAWPAAD
- the dgcN gene encoding N-acetyltransferase DgcN gives rise to the protein MNAAIERKVELVQLRRPYLLFLGDAPDALSVKTARGIAVWRPDDCLGQLRLAGCAADVGLADVGLEQAAEQGAKTLVIGVAARGGRIPPSWAPTLLRALELKFDIASGLHERLVDVDGLERAAHAAGLRLTDVRHPEGPFEIASGKPRSGKRMLTVGTDCSAGKMFTALAVEREMRKRGLDVDFRATGQTGILIAGSGICLDGVISDFVAGAAEALSPANNPDHWDVIEGQASVLHPSYGGVTLGLVHGSQPDKMVLCHPATRQHMRGLGQRPLPDLGDCMAAHEAAARLTNPGAKVVGLSLNTQDLPERDMHALLAALEHQYGLPAADPMRTGVARLVDALLDD
- the dgcA gene encoding N-acetyl-D-Glu racemase DgcA: MTVQKQSFPLMRPFVISRGAIDIQDVVVVELRQGAICGRGEASPSARFGETADGVLASIHAARRPIEAAVSRDEIATILPKGAARSVVDSAFWDLEAKRSGRTVWETIGIAEPRPRESAFTLSLGDPAAMADAAHAAAGFHVLKLKLGAPGDLERVRAVRAAAPGKRLIVDANEAWSFDVLKAIVAPFAALGVELIEQPLPVGADDALLDFRSPVPLCADESCTDRASLARIAGRYAFINVKLEKCGGLSEALALISDAKQRGFRIMVGCRVGSSLGLAPVVVAAQLAEFADLDGPFLLKSDRPNGLSLQDGCVSLPQSSLWG
- a CDS encoding TonB-dependent receptor; translated protein: MKQSAVSSAARKRLSVLKASVGASILIALSASANAQSETAGTTKPSDYQGGTIETVVVTAAHREERLMDVSQSVTALTDRDLKAMDAKSFADYVGAVPNVQFTTLGPGQTTITIRGISDAEGVSTIGYYLNDTPITSRDTSGNNQPDPKTFDVDRIEVLRGPQGTLYGGGSMGGNIRVITKQPDLENFGYGGEVTGSGTAGGGGNYDLDGMINVPVVEDKFAIRVAGTTSDYDGWIDDPYLGKNVNRYRANTLRTEAKFAPTDDLSFTFLYENDWLHTDANNLADLATRGVSTLGQFSPYTDGSQLYSLTANYDLHWAALTAVAAYSNRDFTTFQPFSNGTIAAYTFAFGLPTGTITGGGADLGETTRDYNGEVRLVSEGDGPFRWTVGAYYLNSSVAGTTNVFILPSNAVPFIPGGIFLNSLATQKVEHYAVYGEGTYDVTDHLALTVGLRWFDETVDVGGVSNGNGLTGTVKSDKLIKKGTVTYKFDDTAMVYFTYADGFRSGGANLGVDPGAPLTYQPDTTENFELGAKTSWLDGRVDLIGALYHIDWHDMQVYNDPSPPQTIGYIDNGGHAKSEGAELEIDLRPIERLSISINGSYTDAVLTKLYNDDGLIAPAGNWLPYVPRWKGYASAEYTFPLWNDLTGRVRGDVQVVGKSWASILNANFPGDVNQPSYTLADFSAGLFEGRWSADIFVHNAFDARAILRNDTFGNFYENRPRTIGITLRYNH
- a CDS encoding dihydrodipicolinate synthase family protein, encoding MTDGIKRGLFAIAVTPFDAGGAIDCESIPRLYDFYVGHGATAIIGLGIMGEAHRLTTDEALRVGRAFLKAARGVPTYFGVSNPAPHASALLAKSLMADGAAGVMLAPLVGQRSAAQVRNYLETVIGMMGDDVPVVLQDYPQETDTWLSATDIAGLIDTFPSLCALKHEECPGLAKLSSLRGDEHSRRVREFPIFAGNGAILLPQELARGADGAMTGYSFPEVIAQTCALAAEGRIDAAEDRFDRHLPLIRYEHQPRFGLAVRKYILQRRGAIAGAHVRVPGYRLDATDIAEIERLIERVTR